One Natrinema salaciae genomic region harbors:
- a CDS encoding 4Fe-4S dicluster domain-containing protein, which produces MAIDPQFHENREQVDEHEGHSVWGPVDEPEELGIHGTHVAVDFDLCIADGACLEDCPVDVFEWVDTPDHPESERKADPANEAQCIDCMLCVDVCPVDAIDVDAGRTA; this is translated from the coding sequence ATGGCCATAGACCCACAGTTCCACGAGAACCGCGAACAGGTCGACGAACACGAGGGGCACTCGGTCTGGGGGCCGGTCGACGAACCCGAAGAGCTCGGCATCCACGGCACGCACGTCGCCGTCGATTTCGACCTCTGCATCGCGGACGGAGCCTGCCTCGAGGACTGCCCGGTCGACGTCTTCGAGTGGGTCGACACGCCGGACCACCCCGAAAGCGAACGAAAGGCCGACCCCGCGAACGAAGCGCAGTGTATCGATTGTATGCTCTGTGTCGACGTCTGTCCGGTCGACGCCATCGACGTCGACGCCGGACGAACGGCCTGA
- a CDS encoding DUF6757 family protein produces MNCHYCDREAAFAAESDGLKVGLCEEHFRERLQELAEADGLESLKEKVDVDRAE; encoded by the coding sequence ATGAACTGCCACTATTGTGACCGCGAAGCTGCCTTCGCCGCGGAGTCCGACGGACTCAAAGTCGGCCTCTGCGAGGAACACTTTAGGGAGCGGTTACAGGAGCTCGCCGAAGCCGACGGGCTCGAGAGTCTCAAGGAGAAAGTCGACGTCGATCGCGCCGAGTAA
- a CDS encoding PHP domain-containing protein — protein sequence MPYADLHVHTTRSDGSLELAAVPDAARRADVDVVAVTDHDRAQPFDEPIVERDGVTLVHGIELRVETAGGQRIDLLGYGLEPSAALEAILEAVQTNRIERGRAIVDCVESRLGVDLDVTVESGFGRPHIARAIDAHPETEADYQDAFDHLIGSDCPCYVPRDVPSFERGRAALAESCRLVSLAHPLRYRDPASALALAAELDAVELQYPYGREVDREPVERTIERHGLLATGGSDAHDERLGVDGLSRRAYERLDLTTD from the coding sequence ATGCCCTACGCGGACTTGCACGTCCACACGACGCGCTCGGACGGCAGCCTCGAGCTCGCGGCGGTTCCCGACGCCGCTCGCCGCGCCGACGTCGACGTCGTCGCGGTGACGGACCACGATCGAGCGCAGCCGTTCGACGAGCCGATCGTCGAGCGCGACGGGGTGACCCTCGTCCACGGGATCGAGCTCCGCGTCGAAACCGCGGGGGGACAGCGGATCGACTTGCTCGGCTACGGGCTCGAGCCGAGCGCGGCTCTCGAGGCGATCCTCGAGGCCGTTCAGACGAACCGCATCGAGCGCGGGCGAGCGATCGTCGACTGCGTGGAATCGCGGCTCGGCGTCGACCTCGACGTGACGGTCGAGAGCGGATTCGGGCGACCACACATCGCGCGTGCAATCGATGCCCATCCCGAGACCGAGGCCGACTATCAGGACGCGTTCGATCACCTCATCGGCTCCGACTGTCCGTGTTACGTGCCTCGAGACGTCCCGTCGTTCGAACGCGGACGAGCGGCGCTGGCCGAGTCGTGTCGGCTCGTCTCGCTGGCGCACCCGCTTCGGTACCGCGATCCCGCGAGCGCGCTCGCGCTGGCGGCCGAACTCGACGCCGTCGAGTTGCAGTATCCCTACGGCCGCGAGGTCGACCGCGAGCCCGTCGAGCGGACGATCGAACGCCACGGCCTCCTCGCCACCGGTGGGAGCGACGCCCACGACGAGCGCCTCGGCGTCGACGGGCTCTCTCGCCGAGCCTACGAGCGTCTCGATCTGACAACTGATTAA
- a CDS encoding DUF5789 family protein encodes MLLNGTGDVIDDYEYPATTEELIDDHGDRTLELPNGSETVGDVLARLEPETFENAEDARFAVYSAVSDKAIGRVGYSDRDPTPVGSPYSPDAVSF; translated from the coding sequence ATGCTGCTCAACGGCACCGGCGACGTCATCGACGACTACGAGTACCCCGCCACGACCGAGGAACTGATCGACGACCACGGGGACCGTACCCTCGAACTCCCCAACGGGTCCGAGACGGTCGGCGACGTACTCGCCCGCCTCGAGCCCGAAACCTTCGAAAATGCGGAGGATGCGCGCTTCGCCGTCTACTCCGCCGTCAGCGACAAGGCCATCGGCCGCGTCGGCTACAGCGACCGCGACCCGACCCCGGTCGGTAGTCCGTACTCGCCGGACGCCGTTTCCTTCTAA
- a CDS encoding zinc-dependent alcohol dehydrogenase family protein, which produces MRAAVLEEHGEPLSIEAVDAPEPAPDGAVVDVEACGVCRSDWHGWQGDWGWLGLETQPGQILGHEPAGRVAAVGADVENVAEGDHVAVPFNLGDGTCPQCQRGHSNTCENVMPLGFIEEAQGAFAEQVHVPSADHNLVALPDGVSSVDMAGLGCRFMTSFHALAHRADIGAGDWVAIHGCGGVGLSAVHIADALGGNVVAVDLKDEKLEKARELGAVETVNAEEIENVPGEVKAITDGGAGVAMDALGIETTSQNSVMSLGTRGQHIQVGLTTQDEQGMIHLPTDAMVMGEIEFIGSLGMPPTRYDEIFRMVATDKLRPEAVVSETIGLEDVNDKLDAMTDFETVGIPVIKN; this is translated from the coding sequence ATGCGCGCAGCTGTCCTCGAGGAACACGGCGAACCGCTGTCGATCGAAGCCGTCGACGCACCCGAGCCGGCGCCGGACGGCGCAGTCGTGGACGTCGAAGCCTGCGGCGTCTGCCGGAGCGACTGGCACGGCTGGCAGGGCGACTGGGGGTGGCTCGGCCTCGAGACCCAGCCGGGGCAGATTCTCGGTCACGAACCCGCCGGGCGCGTCGCGGCCGTCGGTGCCGACGTCGAGAACGTCGCGGAAGGCGATCACGTCGCGGTCCCGTTCAACCTGGGCGACGGGACCTGTCCGCAGTGCCAGCGCGGCCACTCGAACACCTGCGAGAACGTGATGCCGCTGGGATTCATCGAGGAGGCACAGGGCGCGTTCGCCGAGCAGGTCCACGTCCCGTCCGCCGACCACAACCTCGTGGCCCTCCCAGACGGCGTCTCGTCCGTCGACATGGCCGGGCTCGGCTGCCGCTTTATGACGTCGTTTCACGCGCTGGCTCACCGCGCCGATATCGGTGCGGGCGACTGGGTCGCGATCCACGGCTGCGGGGGCGTCGGCCTCTCGGCGGTCCACATCGCCGACGCGCTGGGCGGCAACGTCGTCGCGGTCGACCTGAAAGACGAGAAACTCGAGAAAGCCCGCGAACTCGGGGCCGTCGAGACGGTCAACGCCGAGGAGATAGAGAACGTCCCCGGCGAGGTGAAAGCGATCACCGACGGCGGGGCCGGCGTCGCGATGGATGCCCTCGGAATCGAGACGACCAGCCAGAACTCCGTCATGAGTCTCGGGACGCGCGGCCAGCACATCCAGGTCGGGCTCACGACGCAGGACGAACAGGGCATGATTCACCTGCCGACCGACGCGATGGTCATGGGCGAGATCGAGTTCATCGGCTCGCTCGGCATGCCGCCGACCCGCTACGACGAGATCTTCCGCATGGTCGCGACCGACAAACTCCGGCCCGAGGCCGTCGTCTCCGAGACGATCGGGCTCGAGGACGTCAACGACAAACTCGACGCGATGACCGACTTCGAGACGGTCGGCATTCCGGTCATCAAGAACTAA